The DNA sequence CCTCTCCCATCGAGCCGACGAGCGGAGCTAGGCCACGAATCCGCTCTCGGGGAGATCGGCCCCGGGCCCGCGGGATCACCAGTCGATCGGTCGGGTGCTGCCGATCAGGCAGCGGCCTTCGGCGAGCTGCGGCAGCACCGCCGTGACGGGCTCGCCGGTCGACGGCCCGACCTGGCCCACGAGGCACTCCGTCTCGCCCCACCTCACCGAGAACTGCAGGCTCTCGGCAGGATTCCCCACCGTCGAGACGTCCTGTGTCACCTGCATGGCCTCACGGTCGAAGCCGGCGGCGATCAGCGCGTCGATGTAGGCGCGGCCGGCAGCGCGCTGATCGGACGCCCACACCTGCGCGGTGACCGCCGAGAACAGCGGCAGGTTCTCCTCGGCCGTACCCTCCGGAACGAGCACGGGGCCGCTCGGCGTCGGTGCGGCACTCGTCTCCACCGCGGTCGGAGACGGCGTGGGGCCACCCTGCGGACCGCACGCGGACAACACGAGCGCCGCCCCCACCGCGACGGAGAGGAGAGCGGCAGCGCGCGCCGTTCTGGAAGCCGGTCGTCGAAGCACGCCCCGAGTCTACGGGGGCGTCTGCGACGACCGTGCGCCACGCGCTGCCGCTCCGCTAGGAGGGAGCACCCCAGGCGTCGCCCGCGGACCCGGAAGCGCCCGGATCACCGCTCGCCGATTCGGCGGAGGCGAGGTCGGGGTCCGCCCAGGATGTGTCGATGGCACGGGCGTCCTCGGACGCCTCCGAGGACGACGTAGCGCTCGACGGGGCCGTGTCGGCGGCCCCCCGATCCTGGTCGGCAGAGCTCGATCGGGAGGGCGACCTGCGGTACGCAGTGGTACCCCAGCGGAGGTCGTGCCCGACGGCATCCGCGTCGATGTCGACGCTCGTCCCCTGCTTGCCGTTGTTCTCCCAGGCCCGGATCTTCATCCGCCCGGTGACGATCACGCTGTCCCCGGCGCGCAGCGACGCCTTGACGTTCTCCGCGAGATGACGGAAGGCGGCGACCGAGTACCAGTTCGTGCCGACGTCGACCCAGGTCTGCGTGGCTTCGTCGAAGCGCCTGTGCGTACTGGCGAGGCGGAAGTTCGCGACCGGCACTCCCCCAGCCGTGCGTCCCTGCGTCGGGTCGGTGGCGACGTTGCCGATGATCGTGACGGTGTCCTGCATGTGTGTCTCCTTCGCGAGCCGGGTCCCACGCCCGGGTGTTCACAGCATCACCATCGCGGGAGAGCTCCGCTCGGCGGAAGAGCTGAGAACCCGGCAGACGGGGACAACCCGACTCGCGAGGCGTTCCGTGCAGAAGAGGTCGAGAGCCGCTGATCACGACCTGCTCGAAAGGAATGTCGGAGGTCGATCGTATGTTCGAATCAGAGAGGAGAACCCGATGTCCGAGACCCAGCTTCTGACCACACCAGAGGTGCCCTACGCCGCACCCCGACTGTCCTCACGACGCGAGCACCTCGTCCGCGCCTCGGCTCACCTGTGGCGCGTGCAGGACGACACAGGCCGAGTACTCGGACACCTTCGTATCGTCGCCGATCCTCTCGGCCTCCGTTACCGCGCAGAGCGGCTGCATCTGCCCACGGGTCGGTTCCGGCTGGTCGGCGACTTCTGGCGTGCCGACGACGCCGTCGCCGCTCTGCGCAACGGCTGAGATCGAAATGCTTGTGCCCCCGGCAGGATTCGAACCTGCGACCAAGAGATTAGAAGGCTCCTGCTCTTTCCCCTGAGCTACGGAGGCGGACATCTCCACCGTACCGCGCCAAGGCCCCGATGT is a window from the Microbacterium sp. LWO14-1.2 genome containing:
- a CDS encoding single-stranded DNA-binding protein, with the protein product MQDTVTIIGNVATDPTQGRTAGGVPVANFRLASTHRRFDEATQTWVDVGTNWYSVAAFRHLAENVKASLRAGDSVIVTGRMKIRAWENNGKQGTSVDIDADAVGHDLRWGTTAYRRSPSRSSSADQDRGAADTAPSSATSSSEASEDARAIDTSWADPDLASAESASGDPGASGSAGDAWGAPS